A single genomic interval of Pyrus communis chromosome 7, drPyrComm1.1, whole genome shotgun sequence harbors:
- the LOC137739441 gene encoding uncharacterized protein, with protein sequence MAALVYQILSSSALVSLGLYHMVATTRNYLKSPQSYAAKPYHPFPLSSSSSNLNPPHHRLRYLQLYAIIACLLVAVVHQTLTSFDADPLLKGRTPVHRFTSLQSAASLFLFLLLTLAVLLSEWAPSVLPLPSDLVFGLAAALFYLQSLVSWGAASVQMSDLQAKCDSVSGRITAVASGLCVVLACQPRVFVADVGLGAVMCLQGLWVLQTGLSLYVEAFIPEGCHKLLDVVIGVEGSTKCDLDESRYRAVAILDLVFLVHVMFVLLIVMVAYAVVAKFVGIRRLGSYEVLPNAAPSSDHNNHIQMKALSGTQA encoded by the coding sequence atgGCAGCCCTAGTGTACCAGATATTGTCTTCCTCCGCCCTGGTATCACTGGGACTCTACCACATGGTGGCCACCACCCGCAACTACCTCAAATCTCCACAGTCCTACGCCGCCAAGCCCTACCACCCCTTCcccctctcctcttcctcttccaacCTTAATCCTCCTCATCATCGTCTCAGGTATCTCCAGCTCTATGCCATCATCGCCTGCCTATTGGTCGCCGTCGTCCACCAGACCCTCACCTCCTTCGACGCCGACCCACTCCTCAAGGGCCGAACACCCGTACACCGATTCACGTCCCTGCAGTCCGCGGCCTCCCTCTTCCTCTTTCTGCTGCTCACGCTGGCTGTCCTGCTTTCCGAGTGGGCCCCATCGGTTCTTCCGCTGCCCTCGGATCTGGTGTTCGGGCTGGCCGCGGCCCTCTTCTACCTGCAGTCGCTGGTGTCGTGGGGTGCGGCGTCGGTGCAGATGTCGGATCTGCAGGCTAAGTGCGACTCGGTTTCCGGTCGGATCACGGCGGTGGCGTCGGGGCTGTGCGTGGTTCTGGCGTGCCAGCCGAGGGTGTTCGTAGCGGATGTGGGGTTAGGGGCGGTCATGTGCCTGCAGGGGCTGTGGGTATTGCAGACGGGGCTGTCGCTGTACGTGGAGGCGTTCATCCCGGAGGGGTGCCACAAGCTCCTGGACGTGGTGATCGGGGTGGAGGGTTCCACCAAGTGCGACCTGGACGAGTCCCGGTACAGGGCGGTGGCCATTCTGGATCTGGTGTTCTTGGTGCACGTCATGTTCGTCCTGCTCATTGTCATGGTCGCCTACGCCGTCGTTGCCAAGTTTGTTGGAATCCGAAGATTAGGTTCATATGAGGTATTGCCCAACGCCGCTCCCTCCTCCGACCACAACAACCACATTCAGATGAAAGCCTTGAGCGGCACTCAGGCTTAG
- the LOC137740390 gene encoding syntaxin-22-like — protein MSFQDVQSGGGGRGRKASASPPQAVAAGIFQINTAVGTFRRMVDAIGTAKDTSDHRQKLHNTRQRILELVKETSAKLKSLTQSDRQSNVNPSKQIEDAKLARDFQTTLQEFQKVQQLASERESTYMPSLPTSAASASASGEYLEPSSSSTRDQHRQPFLQDQKRQELLLLDNEVAFNEAIIEEREQGIRDIEAQIGEASEIFKDLAVLVHEQGVVIDDIQSNIDNSSSATTQARVQLAKASKGVKFRCSWCWWVLAVLVVVVVIVVIILII, from the exons atgaGCTTTCAAGATGTGCAGAGTGGCGGAGGAGGAAGGGGAAGGAAAGCATCGGCGTCTCCGCCTCAGGCGGTGGCTGCGGGCATATTCCAGATCAACACTGCCGTTGGCACTTTCCGTAGAATGGTCGATGCCATCGGGACTGCCAAGGACACTTCCGATCACCGCCAGAAGCT GCACAACACGAGGCAACGCATACTTGAGCTGGTAAAAGAAACGTCTGCCAAGCTCAAATCCCTCACCCAATCTGATCGCCAATCCAATGTCAAT CCGAGTAAGCAGATCGAAGATGCTAAGCTTGCAAGAGATTTCCAGACCACATTGCAAGAATTTCAGAAAGTTCAACAGCTCGCCTCTGAGCGCGAGTCTACTTACATGCCTTCCTTGCCAAC TTCTGCGGCTTCCGCTTCTGCCTCCGGGGAATATCTGGAGCCTAGCAGTAGCAGCACCAGGGATCAGCACCGCCAACCTTTCCTTCAGGACCAAAAGAG GCAGGAATTACTTTTGCTTGATAATGAGGTTGCTTTCAATGAGGCCATCATTGAGGAGAGGGAACAGGGTATTCGAGACATAGAAGCACAAATCGGGGAAGCTAGTGAAATTTTCAAGGACCTTGCTGTTCTCGTTCATGAGCAGGGTGTGGTCATTG ATGACATTCAATCAAACATTGACAACTCTTCCTCTGCAACGACCCAAGCTAGAGTTCAGCTAGCTAAGGCTTCCAAAGGAGTTAAATTCAGATGCTCATGG TGTTGGTGGGTGCTGGCAGTTTTGGTAGTGGTCGTTGTGATCGTCGTGATCATCCTTATCATATAA